The genomic interval GCCGCCAAAATCTTTGATGATTGGCCCGCGATCGCCTCACAAATTCTGCGGGAAAGCAATCTACAAGCGGTGCAAGTGGCAACAGCTCTCGACCAAGTACGGGACCAATGGATTGCCACCGACTTAAGCAGTTGGCTAGCTTTGCATCGCTTTTATCCTGACGTAATTGCTAGATTAAAACAATTCCTAGCTGAGGCAGTGCAACCTGTCATCGTAACGACTAAAGAAGGGCGCTTTGTCGAGCAACTATTGCAAGAGCAAGGCATTGACTTAGATCCAGCTCAAATTTTTGGTAAGGAAGTGAAACGACCTAAACACCAAATTTTGCGGGAATTGCTAGCAACGGCTACATACCAGCTCCAAGATGCTTCAGAGTTGTGGTTTATTGAAGACCGCTTAAAAACCTTGCAATCCGTTCAAAAGCAACCTGACTTGACGGGTGTACAACTTTACTTAGCAGATTGGGGTTACAACACCGCCGTAGACCGCAGCCTTGCGGTGCAAAACCCCAGGATTCAACTGCTTTCTCTAGCTCAATTTAGCCAAGAGTTTGCCGCTTGGTCTGCGGCTGCATAGGGTAAATTCATGCTTGATTTGACTAAACTAGCACAGCAAATGCAGGGGATTAGCCAGCACTTAGCTGATGAAGTAACGGCTTCACGGCAACGCTTGGAACTAGCCCAAAGATTGCTTACCCAAGCCCAATCTCGGCAAGCAGAACTAGTCTTGCAACGGCAAACCTGGAGCGATCGCCTCGGCTTTGCGGCTGCCGAACCTGTAGAGCCACTCACCACCCGAATCAATTTAGGGGTTGCCCCTGCCATTCATACCGCGATCGCCACCGATGGCTCACAAATCGCTCCCAGTCACCACGAGATTGCTTATTGCTACTTAATTAATGTTGGGCGAGTGGTGCTGCACTACGGGCAAAGTTTGCATCCTCTGCTCGATAGCTTGCCAGAAGTGTTCTACCGTCCTGAAGACCTCTACGTTTCTCGGCAGTGGGGCATTCGTACCGAAGAATGGATGGGCTATCGCCGCACAGTTTCAGAAGCGATGGCATTGGCGGATTTGGCGTGCCAGGTGAAGGAGGGGCAGAGGGGTGAGGAGAAGGATGAAGGAGAGGGGAAGGATGAAGTAGGAAGGATGAGGGATGAAGGGTTAGAAAGGCAAGTGCCTCTGTTGGCGATGGTGGATGGTTCGTTGATTTATTGGTTTTTGGAAGCACTACCAAACGAGGCTCGCGATCGCCTGTTACCCGATATCTTGCAGGCTTGGGAGCAGTTGCGGCTCGCTAAAATCCCCCTGATTGGGTATCTCAGTGCTTCTCGAAGCGGTGAAGCGCTCAACTTCTTGCGTTTGCAAACTTGCCCTCACCCTGCTCCAGATTGCGCCACTCATTGCCCTGGACAGAGCGATCGCGCCCCTTGCCACGTGTTTGACCCGCTACGAGATATTGCGCTGTGGTCTGAATTTTTGGAGCCAGGACAACGCAGCCCGCTGTGGCGTAGCTCGGCCCGCATCTTAGATTTATATGGCCCTCATAGCATTTACTTTTGCTACATTCATGTCGGCACCGAAATCGCTCGCGTCGAGTTTCCCGCGTGGGTAGCTGAGGATAGTGCTTTATTAGAAATGGCGCTGAGCCTAACGCTGGCTCAAGTGCAGAAGGGCTATGGGTATCCAGTGGTGTTGGCGGAGGCGCATAACCAGGCAGTGGTGCGGGGTGGCGATCGCTCTCGCTTCTTCGCGTTGCTGGAGCAGCAAATGCTACGAGCAGGATTGCGAAATATTGGCACCTCTTACAAGGAAGCCCGGAAACGGGGCAGTATTGCTTAAAGGTTTGCGATCGCCTCCCGCAATCAGTCAATTCGGATGATCACAATGTCAGGCTTAGTCCAATTCAGGATCATCCACTAACTTTTCAATCAGCAAATCCATTTGTTGTTGACGTTGGTGTAAGAAAGTTTCACATTGCCTGAGTTGGTCAACAGCGATAGCAAACTGATCAAAAACTTCAGTTAGCTCCAACTCTCCAGCTTCAATCCGACCAATGATCGTCTCAATTTGATCAACCGTCGCTTCATAACTCCAATTGGCTGACTCCAAGTTAGGCGACGCGATAGAATCCACGGTGACATCAGGGGCTTTGGCAGTGTTTTGGCTCAGGTTGGTTAGGTCATTCATAGCGAAGAGAATTCATTGGCATCAGGGATTGTTGGCAGAATTTCGGTCACTTGAACTTTGAGTTGACCTTGACCGAGCTTGATCTGTAACTCTTGGCCTGGGTTCAACCCATTGGTAGAACGAATAATGGTTGCATCTGCTTGTCTGACTATGGCATAACCTCGGCGCAGCACGGCTTGGGGATCAAGATTCGCTAGCTTTTGCCGTAGGGTTTGGCAGTGATGGGTGGCTTGTTGGGACTGTCGCAGGCTGCCCTTGATCAATTCTTGTCGCAGCCAAGTCAAGTTACTTACTTCTCGCTGGAGCTGGCGTTCTAGTGGCAGTCGGCGCAAGCGGTAGCGCAACTGACGGAGTTCTTCCTCCAACAGCTCAAACTGATACCTCATGGCTGACTCTAAGGCGGTCATCCGCTTCTGATGCTGCCTGTAAAGCTCATCTAATTGAGGTACTGCTTGCTCTGCCGCCGCTGTGGGGGTGTGAGCATACACATCCGCAGCTAAGTCAGCCAGTGATTCGTCACGTTGATGCCCGATCCCCGCAATGACTGGAATGGTACAGTTGGCGATCGCCCGCACCACTCGCTCATCGTTAAAGCAAGCCATATCTTCGGTGGCACCACCCCCCCGCGACAAGATCAGCACTTCTGCTCGACCGTCCCGCTCCACTCGCTCGATCGCATTCACAATCGAAACAGGGGCTTGATCCCCTTGGACTAAAGCTGGGGAGAATAACACCTTCAATCCGGGATAGCGCCGCTTCAGAGTCCGCTGAATATCGCCCCAAGCCGCAGCCCGTGGTGACGTCACTACGGCCACAACTTGAGGATGGGGAGGGAGCGATCGCTTGCGTTGGGGATCAAACAGCCCTTCTGCTTCTAGCCGATGCCGTAACTGTCGGTAACGCAAAGCTCGCAGCCCTTCACCTGCCGGGAGCGCCTGCCAAACTATTAATTGATAGTGCCCCCGTTGAGGATGCAGATGAATCCGCCCTAGAATAATGATCTGTTCGCCCGGCGTAGGCAGAGTCACCATTTTGCCAAGCTGACTGCTCCAAACCACGCAGCTAATGGCAGCTTTAGCATCCGGATCTTGTAGCGTAAAAAACAAGCCGCTCCGATAGCGGCTGGCACTCGAAACCTCTCCAGTCACCCAAATCTGCTGCAACTGACTGTCTTGCTCTAACAGGGCTTGAATGTAAGCAGTCAGACCTGCCACTGAAAGCGCTGTATCGGGAACGAGAAGATCGGGAAGGTAGAGGGTCATCGTAACATCATCTAGAGACTACAGCCCTTGTCATAGGGGTCTACTGACAGTGCCTGAAAACCTTAATTCTTTTTTAGTACGGCTGTACTGAATCTGTACTAAAAACAAGGTAAAATTTTAGAGGGAGCAATTAGACTGTTTGCCTGTTTCCAGAGTAACGAGAGTTCAGCTAATTGGATAGGCTGATTGGTTAGTAACTTTAACTGTATTACGGTAATTTCGCTGCTGTTATTACCCTCATATCAGCTCTAAATTCCTAGAATAGAGTCTCACCCCCATCATCTTGTCCAGCCTGTTACATCCTGCAAAAAATCCTGTCTTGAGGCGTTAATGGCTACCAAAATTACTGATAACCCCGATAAGCAAAAAGCCCTGAGCCTAGTACTCAGTCAAATTGAGCGCAACTTCGGCAAGGGGTCGATCATGCGTTTGGGAGATGCTACCCGGATGCGGGTAGAGACGATTCCCACTGGAGCGTTGACCCTCGACTTGGCCTTGGGTGGCGGGTTACCCAAGGGGCGGGTAATTGAGATTTACGGCCCTGAAAGCTCCGGAAAAACGACCCTGGCTTTGCATGCGATCGCAGAAGTACAGAAGGCAGGTGGGATCGCCGCCTTTGTGGACGCCGAGCATGCTCTTGACCCATCCTATTCCGCAGCCTTAGGCGTCGATATTGAGAATCTGCTGGTTTCTCAACCAGACACGGGTGAGGCAGGGCTAGAAATTGTCGATCAACTTGTCCGCTCCGCTGCTGTCGATATTGTAGTGATTGACTCCGTCGCAGCCCTCGTACCACGGGCGGAAATTGAAGGTGACATGGGTGACATCCACGTCGGTCTTCAAGCTCGTTTGATGAGCCAAGCCTTGCGGAAAATTACTGGCAATATTGGCAGATCCGGTTGTACTGTCGTTTTTCTCAACCAGCTGCGCCAAAAAATTGGCGTAACCTACGGTAACCCTGAGACGACAACAGGGGGTAACGCTCTCAAGTTCTATGCCTCGGTTCGCCTTGATATTCGTCGAATTCAAACCCTGAAGAAAGGCACTGAAGAGTTTGGAATTCGGGCTAAAGTGAAGGTCGCCAAAAACAAAGTGGCTCCGCCTTTCCGCATTGCTGAATTTGATGTCATTTTTGGCAAAGGAATTTCAACGCTGGGTTGCTTGATTGACCTAGCAGAAGAAATGGGTGTGATCAGTCGCAAAGGGGCTTGGTACAGCTACAACGGCGAGAACATCAGCCAAGGCCGTGATAACGGCATCAAGTATCTGGAAGAAAACCCCGAAGTCGCTAAAACCGTGGAGCAGCAAGTTCGCCAGAAGCTCGAAATGGGCGCTGTGGTTTCTGCTAACTCCGTGGCTCCCCTAGAGGTTGAAGACGAAGAAGCTTTTGTTGAAGAAGAATAAACCTAACCCCCAGCCCCTTCCCTACTAGGGAAGGGGAGCAAGATTTAGATAATTTGCCTCCTTGAAAAAGGGGGTTTTTTATTGACGTTTTTGTTCGACTAATTGCCGTACGAGAGTGGCTAATTGCTCGGCACTGTCGGCTACGACGAG from Trichocoleus desertorum ATA4-8-CV12 carries:
- the recA gene encoding recombinase RecA, which translates into the protein MATKITDNPDKQKALSLVLSQIERNFGKGSIMRLGDATRMRVETIPTGALTLDLALGGGLPKGRVIEIYGPESSGKTTLALHAIAEVQKAGGIAAFVDAEHALDPSYSAALGVDIENLLVSQPDTGEAGLEIVDQLVRSAAVDIVVIDSVAALVPRAEIEGDMGDIHVGLQARLMSQALRKITGNIGRSGCTVVFLNQLRQKIGVTYGNPETTTGGNALKFYASVRLDIRRIQTLKKGTEEFGIRAKVKVAKNKVAPPFRIAEFDVIFGKGISTLGCLIDLAEEMGVISRKGAWYSYNGENISQGRDNGIKYLEENPEVAKTVEQQVRQKLEMGAVVSANSVAPLEVEDEEAFVEEE
- a CDS encoding exodeoxyribonuclease VII large subunit, producing the protein MTLYLPDLLVPDTALSVAGLTAYIQALLEQDSQLQQIWVTGEVSSASRYRSGLFFTLQDPDAKAAISCVVWSSQLGKMVTLPTPGEQIIILGRIHLHPQRGHYQLIVWQALPAGEGLRALRYRQLRHRLEAEGLFDPQRKRSLPPHPQVVAVVTSPRAAAWGDIQRTLKRRYPGLKVLFSPALVQGDQAPVSIVNAIERVERDGRAEVLILSRGGGATEDMACFNDERVVRAIANCTIPVIAGIGHQRDESLADLAADVYAHTPTAAAEQAVPQLDELYRQHQKRMTALESAMRYQFELLEEELRQLRYRLRRLPLERQLQREVSNLTWLRQELIKGSLRQSQQATHHCQTLRQKLANLDPQAVLRRGYAIVRQADATIIRSTNGLNPGQELQIKLGQGQLKVQVTEILPTIPDANEFSSL
- a CDS encoding DNA double-strand break repair nuclease NurA → MLDLTKLAQQMQGISQHLADEVTASRQRLELAQRLLTQAQSRQAELVLQRQTWSDRLGFAAAEPVEPLTTRINLGVAPAIHTAIATDGSQIAPSHHEIAYCYLINVGRVVLHYGQSLHPLLDSLPEVFYRPEDLYVSRQWGIRTEEWMGYRRTVSEAMALADLACQVKEGQRGEEKDEGEGKDEVGRMRDEGLERQVPLLAMVDGSLIYWFLEALPNEARDRLLPDILQAWEQLRLAKIPLIGYLSASRSGEALNFLRLQTCPHPAPDCATHCPGQSDRAPCHVFDPLRDIALWSEFLEPGQRSPLWRSSARILDLYGPHSIYFCYIHVGTEIARVEFPAWVAEDSALLEMALSLTLAQVQKGYGYPVVLAEAHNQAVVRGGDRSRFFALLEQQMLRAGLRNIGTSYKEARKRGSIA
- the xseB gene encoding exodeoxyribonuclease VII small subunit, which gives rise to MNDLTNLSQNTAKAPDVTVDSIASPNLESANWSYEATVDQIETIIGRIEAGELELTEVFDQFAIAVDQLRQCETFLHQRQQQMDLLIEKLVDDPELD
- a CDS encoding HAD family hydrolase, which translates into the protein MSANAPKVLALDFDGVLCDGLLEYFQTAWRTHCHLWTRPDAVADQEAAQALAEQFYQLRPVVETGWEMPVLIQAILLKIPAAKIFDDWPAIASQILRESNLQAVQVATALDQVRDQWIATDLSSWLALHRFYPDVIARLKQFLAEAVQPVIVTTKEGRFVEQLLQEQGIDLDPAQIFGKEVKRPKHQILRELLATATYQLQDASELWFIEDRLKTLQSVQKQPDLTGVQLYLADWGYNTAVDRSLAVQNPRIQLLSLAQFSQEFAAWSAAA